The Triticum dicoccoides isolate Atlit2015 ecotype Zavitan chromosome 6A, WEW_v2.0, whole genome shotgun sequence genome has a window encoding:
- the LOC119316668 gene encoding uncharacterized protein LOC119316668, which yields MSAIVGHDDGSPPSPLHLLEVTVISAQDLHRRHRLSHRVRAYAVAWIDGTRKLRTEVDLAGGADPTWNDRFLFRVDAGFLKSETAAVVVEVRATRRFGSDVVLGRTGIVVSTFERVHSSRLTAAPAVAVAPTGRQVAALQLRRPRSLRPQGVLNVAVTLLGAAQARAVAPIYHMPGSPDAFAMKDLVAMRPAPFLSEITEEGAAEERGLEYYARRQRPLVEHSGPLDPRGAAIEQSKLAMKLEKWRVDLSPDHGDHDGRGGGKSGRWLRRTSCFGRQESWER from the coding sequence ATGTCGGCGATAGTGGGGCACGACGACGGCTCGCCGCCGTCCCCGCTACACCTGCTGGAGGTCACGGTCATCTCCGCGCAGGACCTGCACCGGCGCCACCGGCTCAGCCACCGGGTGCGCGCGTACGCCGTGGCGTGGATCGACGGCACGCGGAAGCTGCGCACGGAGGTCGACCTCGCCGGCGGGGCCGACCCGACGTGGAACGACCGGTTCCTCTTCCGCGTGGACGCCGGGTTCCTCAAGTCGGagaccgccgccgtcgtcgtcgaggTGCGCGCGACCCGGAGGTTTGGCTCTGATGTTGTCCTTGGACGCACGGGGATCGTGGTGAGCACCTTCGAGCGCGTGCACTCGTCCAGGCTCACTGCTGCTCCTGCGGTGGCGGTGGCGCCCACCGGCCGGCAGGTGGCGGCGCTGCAGCTCAGGCGCCCGCGGTCGCTCCGGCCGCAGGGCGTGCTCAACGTGGCGGTGACGCTGCTGGGCGCCGCCCAGGCGCGCGCCGTGGCGCCCATCTACCACATGCCGGGGTCCCCGGACGCGTTCGCCATGAAGGACCTCGTGGCGATGAGGCCGGCGCCGTTCCTGTCCGAGATCACGGAGGAGGGCGCGGCCGAGGAGAGGGGTCTGGAGTACTACGCGCGCCGCCAGCGGCCGTTGGTTGAGCACTCCGGGCCGCTGGACCCGAGGGGCGCCGCCATCGAGCAGAGCAAGCTGGCCATGAAGCTGGAGAAGTGGAGGGTGGATCTGTCCCCGGACCACGGGGATCATGACGGTCGCGGCGGCGGCAAGTCAGGGAGGTGGCTGCGCCGGACCTCCTGCTTCGGCCGCCAGGAGAGCTGGGAAAGGTAA
- the LOC119318492 gene encoding probable nicotianamine synthase 4, which produces MDAQNKEVDALVQKITGLHAAIAKLPSLSPCPAVDALFTDLVTACVPPSPVDVTELGPEAQAMREGLIRLCSEAEGKLEAHYSDMLAAFDNPLDHLGVFPYYSNYINLSKLEYELLSRYVPGGIAPARVAFIGSGPLPFSSYVLAARHLPDTVFDNYDLCGAANARASRLFRADRDVGARMSFHTADVADLTDVLATYDVVFLAALVGMAAEDKAKVIAHLGAHMADGAALVVRSAHGARGFLYPIVDPQDIGRGGFEVLAVCHPDDDVVNSVIIAQKTNDVHEYGLGNGRGGRYARGTVPVVSPPCRFGEMVADVTQKREEFANAELAF; this is translated from the coding sequence ATGGACGCCCAGAACAAGGAGGTGGACGCCCTGGTCCAGAAGATCACCGGCCTCCACGCCGCCATCGCCAAGCTGCCCTCGCTCAGCCCGTGCCCCGCCGTCGACGCGCTCTTCACCGACCTCGTCACCGCGTGCGTCCCCCCGAGCCCCGTGGACGTGACCGAGCTCGGCCCGGAGGCGCAGGCGATGCGCGAGGGCCTCATCCGCCTCTGCTCCGAGGCCGAGGGGAAGCTGGAGGCGCACTACTCCGACATGCTCGCCGCCTTCGACAACCCGCTCGACCACCTCGGCGTCTTCCCCTACTACAGCAACTACATCAACCTCAGCAAGCTGGAGTACGAGCTCCTGTCGCGCTACGTGCCCGGCGGCATCGCCCCGGCCCGTGTCGCCTTCATCGGCTCCGGCCCGCTGCCGTTCAGCTCCTACGTCCTCGCCGCGCGCCACCTGCCCGACACGGTGTTCGACAACTACGACCTGTGCGGCGCGGCCAACGCCCGCGCGAGCAGGCTGTTCCGCGCGGACAGGGACGTGGGCGCCCGCATGTCGTTCCACACCGCCGACGTCGCGGACCTCACCGACGTGCTCGCTACGTATGATGTCGTCTTCCTGGCCGCGCTCGTGGGCATGGCGGCCGAGGACAAGGCCAAGGTGATCGCGCACCTTGGCGCGCACATGGCGGACGGGGCGGCCCTCGTCGTGCGCAGCGCGCACGGGGCGCGTGGGTTCCTGTACCCGATCGTCGATCCCCAGGACATCGGCCGAGGCGGGTTCGAGGTGCTCGCCGTGTGTCACCCAGACGACGACGTGGTGAACTCCGTCATCATCGCGCAAAAGACCAACGACGTGCATGAGTATGGACTTGGCAACGGGCGTGGTGGACGGTACGCGCGGGGCACGGTGCCGGTGGTCAGCCCGCCCTGCAGGTTCGGCGAGATGGTGGCGGACGTGACCCAGAAGAGAGAGGAGTTTGCCAACGCGGAACTGGCCTTCTGA